The proteins below are encoded in one region of Brassica napus cultivar Da-Ae chromosome A6, Da-Ae, whole genome shotgun sequence:
- the LOC106352497 gene encoding probable inorganic phosphate transporter 1-3, with protein MAEQQLGVLKALDVAKTQLYHFTAIVIAGMGFFTDAYDLFCVSLVTKLLGRLYYFNPLSEKPGSLPPHVAAAVNGVALCGTLAGQLFFGWLGDKLGRKKVYGITLIMMIVCSVASGLSFGNKAKGVMTTLCFFRFWLGFGIGGDYPLSATIMSEYANKKTRGAFIAAVFAMQGVGILAGGFVALAVSSIFDKKFPAPTYAVNRALSTPPQADYIWRIIVMFGALPAALTYYWRMKMPETARYTALVAKNIKQATQDMSKVLQVELQMEERAEDIVQDPRLNYGLFSKEFAKRHGLPLLGCTSTWFLLDIAFYSQNLFQKDIFSAIGWIPKAATMNGIHEVFMIARAQTLIALCSTVPGYWFTVAFIDIMGRFAIQLMGFFMMTVFMFAIAFPYDHWIKPDNRIGFVVMYSLTFFFANFGPNATTFIVPAEIFPARLRSTCHGISAATGKAGAIVGAFGFLYAAQPQDKTKTDAGYPPGIGVKNSLIMLGVINFVGMLFTFLVPEPKGKSLEELSGETEVEK; from the exons ATGGCCGAACAACAACTAGGAGTATTGAAGGCACTCGATGTCGCAAAAACGCAACTTTACCATTTTACCGCAATTGTCATTGCGGGTATGGGTTTCTTTACTGATGCCTACGATCTCTTCTGCGTCTCCTTAGTTACCAAGCTTCTTGGCCGCCTCTATTACTTCAATCCATTGTCAGAAAAGCCTGGCTCACTTCCCCCTCATGTGGCGGCTGCGGTCAATGGTGTTGCTCTCTGTGGGACTCTTGCTGGTCAGCTATTCTTTGGATGGCTCGGTGACAAACTCGGAAGGAAAAAAGTGTATGGTATCACTTTGATCATGATGATTGTGTGCTCCGTGGCATCCGGTCTCTCCTTCGGTAACAAAGCTAAGGGTGTCATGACCACTCTTTGCTTCTTTAG GTTTTGGCTGGGATTCGGAATTGGAGGTGACTACCCACTTTCTGCCACCATCATGTCCGAATACGCTAACAAGAAGACTCGTGGTGCTTTCATCGCTGCCGTGTTCGCCATGCAAGGTGTCGGTATCTTGGCGGGAGGTTTTGTGGCACTTGCCGTTTCTTCCATTTTCGACAAGAAGTTCCCAGCCCCAACGTATGCAGTCAACAGAGCTCTCTCAACGCCTCCTCAGGCTGATTACATTTGGCGAATCATCGTCATGTTTGGTGCTCTACCCGCAGCCTTGACGTACTATTGGCGTATGAAGATGCCCGAAACTGCTCGTTACACAGCTTTGGTGGCAAAGAACATCAAACAAGCAACACAAGACATGTCCAAGGTCTTACAAGTAGAGCTTCAGATGGAAGAACGAGCAGAGGATATCGTACAAGATCCTAGACTTAACTATGGCTTGTTCTCCAAGGAATTTGCCAAACGCCATGGGCTTCCCCTCCTCGGATGTACCTCAACTTGGTTCTTGCTTGACATTGCATTTTACAGCCAAAACTTGTtccaaaaagatatattttcgGCTATTGGATGGATCCCAAAGGCAGCAACCATGAACGGAATCCACGAGGTTTTCATGATCGCTAGGGCACAAACACTCATTGCACTTTGCAGTACAGTCCCCGGCTACTGGTTCACGGTTGCGTTTATTGATATCATGGGAAGATTTGCGATTCAGCTAATGGGATTCTTTATGATGACTGTCTTTATGTTTGCCATCGCCTTCCCGTACGACCACTGGATCAAACCAGACAACCGTATCGGCTTCGTTGTTATGTACTCTCTCACCTTTTTCTTTGCAAATTTTGGTCCAAATGCGACCACCTTCATTGTACCGGCTGAAATCTTCCCAGCCAGACTAAGGTCCACATGCCATGGAATATCAGCTGCAACAGGTAAGGCTGGAGCCATCGTGGGAGCTTTTGGTTTTCTATACGCGGCTCAGCCACAGGACAAGACCAAGACAGATGCAGGATATCCACCGGGCATCGGAGTGAAGAACTCTCTGATCATGCTTGGTGTCATTAACTTTGTTGGTATGCTCTTCACCTTCCTTGTCCCTGAGCCGAAAGGAAAGTCCCTTGAAGAGCTATCCGGTGAAACTGAGGTTGAGAAATGA
- the LOC125575090 gene encoding serine/threonine-protein phosphatase PP1 isozyme 7 isoform X2, whose amino-acid sequence MEAGALNSVISRLLEAREKPGKIVQLSETEIKQLCFVSRDIFLRQPNLLELEAPVKICGDIHGQYPDLLRLFEHGGYPPRSNYLFLGDYVDRGKQSLETICLLLAYKIKFPENFFLLRGNHESASINRIYGFYDECKRRFSVKIWRIFTDCFNCLPVAALIDDRILCMHGGLSPELRSLRQIRDIRRPTDIPDRGLLCDLLWSDPDKVVRGWGPNDRGVSYTFGSDTVSEFLKRLDLDLICRAHQVVEDGFEFFANKQLVTIFSAPNYCGEFDNAGAMMSVDEDLICSFQILKPNEKKSKFSFGSRGGVKTGFPYPKVKSSKQYN is encoded by the exons ATGGAAGCTGGTGCGTTAAACTCAGTGATCAGTAGATTGCTTGAAGCTAGAGAGAAACCAGGAAAGATTGTTCAGTTGTCTGAAACTGAGATCAAACAGCTCTGTTTCGTCTCTAGAGATATCTTCTTGAGACAGCCAAATCTCTTGGAACTCGAAGCTCCTGTCAAGATATGCG GGGACATTCATGGACAATACCCGGATCTCTTGAGACTATTCGAACACGGAGGATACCCTCCTCGTTCAAACTACTTGTTTCTTGGAGACTACGTGGACCGTGGCAAACAAAGCCTTGAAACGatttgtctcttgctcgcttaCAAGATCAAGTTCCCTGAAAACTTCTTCCTTCTTAGAGGAAACCACGAGAGTGCCTCAATCAATCGTATCTACGGCTTCTACGACGAGTGTAAACGCCGTTTCAGTGTCAAGATTTGGAGAATCTTCACCGATTGCTTCAACTGTCTCCCAGTGGCTGCACTCATCGATGACAGGATTCTCTGTATGCACGGTGGGCTCTCCCCGGAGCTGCGTAGCTTGAGACAGATTAGGGACATTCGCCGTCCAACTGATATTCCTGACCGTGGCTTACTATGTGATCTCTTGTGGTCTGATCCTGATAAAGTGGTTAGAGGATGGGGTCCTAACGATCGTGGAGTTTCCTACACTTTTGGATCGGACACAGTTTCTGAGTTTCTCAAAAGACTCGATCTGGACCTAATCTGTAGGGCTCATCAG GTTGTTGAAGATGGGTTTGAGTTCTTTGCGAATAAGCAGCTTGTGACGATATTCTCAGCGCCGAATTACTGTGGAGAGTTCGACAATGCAGGTGCGATGATGAGTGTAGACGAGGATTTGATTTGCTCTTTTCAGATCTTAAAACCTAATGAGAAGAAATCGAAATTCAGCTTCGGAAGTAGAGGTGGTGTTAAAACTGGCTTcccttatcctaaagtcaag AGTTCGAAGCAATACAACTAG
- the LOC125575090 gene encoding serine/threonine-protein phosphatase PP1 isozyme 7 isoform X1, protein MEAGALNSVISRLLEAREKPGKIVQLSETEIKQLCFVSRDIFLRQPNLLELEAPVKICGDIHGQYPDLLRLFEHGGYPPRSNYLFLGDYVDRGKQSLETICLLLAYKIKFPENFFLLRGNHESASINRIYGFYDECKRRFSVKIWRIFTDCFNCLPVAALIDDRILCMHGGLSPELRSLRQIRDIRRPTDIPDRGLLCDLLWSDPDKVVRGWGPNDRGVSYTFGSDTVSEFLKRLDLDLICRAHQVVEDGFEFFANKQLVTIFSAPNYCGEFDNAGAMMSVDEDLICSFQILKPNEKKSKFSFGSRGGVKTGFPYPKVKSILSSQSSKQYN, encoded by the exons ATGGAAGCTGGTGCGTTAAACTCAGTGATCAGTAGATTGCTTGAAGCTAGAGAGAAACCAGGAAAGATTGTTCAGTTGTCTGAAACTGAGATCAAACAGCTCTGTTTCGTCTCTAGAGATATCTTCTTGAGACAGCCAAATCTCTTGGAACTCGAAGCTCCTGTCAAGATATGCG GGGACATTCATGGACAATACCCGGATCTCTTGAGACTATTCGAACACGGAGGATACCCTCCTCGTTCAAACTACTTGTTTCTTGGAGACTACGTGGACCGTGGCAAACAAAGCCTTGAAACGatttgtctcttgctcgcttaCAAGATCAAGTTCCCTGAAAACTTCTTCCTTCTTAGAGGAAACCACGAGAGTGCCTCAATCAATCGTATCTACGGCTTCTACGACGAGTGTAAACGCCGTTTCAGTGTCAAGATTTGGAGAATCTTCACCGATTGCTTCAACTGTCTCCCAGTGGCTGCACTCATCGATGACAGGATTCTCTGTATGCACGGTGGGCTCTCCCCGGAGCTGCGTAGCTTGAGACAGATTAGGGACATTCGCCGTCCAACTGATATTCCTGACCGTGGCTTACTATGTGATCTCTTGTGGTCTGATCCTGATAAAGTGGTTAGAGGATGGGGTCCTAACGATCGTGGAGTTTCCTACACTTTTGGATCGGACACAGTTTCTGAGTTTCTCAAAAGACTCGATCTGGACCTAATCTGTAGGGCTCATCAG GTTGTTGAAGATGGGTTTGAGTTCTTTGCGAATAAGCAGCTTGTGACGATATTCTCAGCGCCGAATTACTGTGGAGAGTTCGACAATGCAGGTGCGATGATGAGTGTAGACGAGGATTTGATTTGCTCTTTTCAGATCTTAAAACCTAATGAGAAGAAATCGAAATTCAGCTTCGGAAGTAGAGGTGGTGTTAAAACTGGCTTcccttatcctaaagtcaag TCGATCCTGAGTTCGCAGAGTTCGAAGCAATACAACTAG
- the LOC106350966 gene encoding probable inorganic phosphate transporter 1-3 → MAEQQLGVLKALDLAKTQLYHFTAIVIAGMGFFTDAYDLFCVSLVTKLLGRLYYFNPLSEKPGSLPPHVAAAVNGVALCGTLAGQLFFGWLGDKLGRKKVYGITLIMMILCSVASGLSFGDKAKGVMTTICFFRFWLGFGIGGDYPLSATIMSEYANKKTRGAFIAAVFAMQGVGILAGGFVALAVSSIFDKTFPAPSYAVDRALSTPPQADYIWRIIVMFGALPAALTYYWRMKMPETARYTALVAKNIKQATQDMSKVLQVDLEMEERAEDFIKDPRLNYCLFSKEFAKRHGLPLLGCTSTWFLLDVAFYSQNLFQKDIFSAIGWIPKAETMNGINEVYMIARAQTLIAFCSTVPGYWFTVAFIEIMGRFAIQLMGFFMMTVFMFAIAFPYDHWIKPENRIGFLVMYSLTFFFANFGPNATTFIVPAEIFPARLRSTCHGISAATGKAGAIVGAFGFLYAAQPQDKTKTEAGYPPGIGVKNSLIMLGVINFIGMLFTFLIPEPKGKSLEELSGESEVRKSLGSHNVVFSTSSC, encoded by the exons ATGGCCGAACAACAACTAGGAGTGCTGAAGGCACTCGATCTTGCGAAAACCCAACTTTACCATTTCACGGCGATTGTCATCGCCGGTATGGGTTTCTTTACTGATGCCTACGATCTCTTCTGCGTCTCATTGGTGACCAAGCTCCTTGGCCGACTCTACTACTTCAATCCGTTGTCAGAAAAGCCTGGCTCACTTCCCCCTCATGTCGCGGCTGCAGTCAATGGTGTGGCTCTCTGTGGGACCCTTGCCGGTCAACTCTTTTTCGGATGGCTCGGTGACAAGCTTGGAAGGAAAAAAGTGTATGGTATCACTTTGATTATGATGATCCTGTGTTCTGTTGCTTCTGGTCTGTCTTTCGGTGACAAAGCCAAGGGTGTCATGACCACTATCTGCTTCTTCAg gTTTTGGCTGGGATTCGGTATTGGAGGTGACTACCCTCTCTCTGCCACCATCATGTCTGAATACGCAAACAAGAAGACTCGTGGGGCTTTTATCGCGGCAGTGTTCGCCATGCAAGGCGTCGGTATCTTAGCCGGAGGTTTTGTGGCATTAGCAGTCTCTTCCATTTTCGACAAAACTTTTCCAGCTCCGTCCTATGCAGTCGACAGGGCTCTCTCCACGCCTCCTCAAGCAGATTACATTTGGCGAATCATCGTCATGTTTGGTGCTCTACCCGCAGCCTTGACTTACTATTGGCGTATGAAGATGCCCGAAACTGCTCGTTACACCGCACTGGTGGCCAAGAACATCAAGCAGGCTACACAAGACATGTCCAAGGTCCTACAAGTGGATCTTGAGATGGAGGAAAGAGCAGAGGATTTCATCAAAGACCCCAGACTAAACTATTGCTTGTTCTCCAAGGAATTTGCGAAACGGCATGGTCTTCCCCTGCTCGGATGTACATCCACTTGGTTCTTGCTTGACGTTGCCTTCTACAGCCAAAACTTGTtccaaaaagatattttttcGGCTATCGGTTGGATCCCTAAGGCAGAAACCATGAACGGAATCAACGAGGTTTACATGATTGCTCGAGCACAAACTCTCATAGCATTCTGTAGTACTGTACCCGGCTATTGGTTCACAGTTGCGTTTATTGAAATTATGGGAAGGTTTGCTATCCAGCTGATGGGATTTTTCATGATGACCGTCTTTATGTTTGCCATTGCCTTCCCTTACGACCACTGGATCAAACCAGAGAACCGTATTGGATTTTTGGTTATGTACTCCCTCACATTCTTCTTCGCCAATTTTGGACCAAACGCAACCACCTTCATTGTACCCGCTGAGATATTCCCGGCTAGGCTAAGGTCCACATGCCATGGTATATCAGCCGCTACAGGAAAGGCTGGAGCCATTGTAGGAGCTTTTGGGTTTTTATACGCAGCTCAGCCCCAAGACAAGACCAAAACGGAAGCAGGATATCCACCGGGCATTGGAGTCAAGAATTCTCTCATCATGCTTGGTGTCATTAACTTCATTGGTATGCTCTTCACTTTTCTTATCCCTGAGCCCAAGGGTAAGTCTCTTGAAGAGCTGTCCGGTGAATCAGAAGTCAGGAAATCATTAGGCAGTCATAATGTCGTATTTTCTACCAGTTCATGTTAA
- the LOC106355344 gene encoding uncharacterized protein LOC106355344 has protein sequence MASSTTALLGPPSVVAAVDTPIMKPVTTPVSTDQNLISKTAALALEERPPMGLTENLSPTFLSSGSPCLDFFFHIVPDTPPNDLVQRLAVSWSHDPLTTLKLVCHLRGVRGTGKSDKEGFYTAALWLYENHPKTLALNLPSLVDFGYFKDLPEILHRILEGPQEVEVEERGTKRVWRKRNQSQFKRTRETRSKVLEDRILEDAEELGAHVDKTKARALRKHREFEKAKKALERYNSDANYRLLFDCIADLFSGLLKTDLECLNANELYKISLAAKWCPSVDSSYDKTTLICEAIARKMFSRDEYEGVEESHYAYRIRDRLRKQVLVPLRKALALPEVSMSAKEWNHLKYNRVASVAMTNYKRLFEKHDSERFREFLEDVKSGKKKMAAGALLPHEIISQLSEDEVGAEVAELQWARMVEDVAKKGKMKNSLAVCDVSGSMAGVPMEVCVALGLLVSELNEKPWKGKVITFSENPQLHLVTGSSLREKTEFVRDMDWGMNTDFQKVFDRILEVAVENNLTNDQMIKRLFVFSDMEFDSAVQTEDSDYYSSPYEEQSKKKWETDYEVVQRKYKENGFENVPEIVFWNLRHSSATPVAAKQKGVALVSGFSKNLLNLFLEEGGIVNPEDVMWLAIKGEEYKKLVVHD, from the coding sequence ATGGCTTCTTCCACTACAGCCCTTCTAGGTCCACCTTCCGTCGTCGCCGCCGTGGATACTCCGATCATGAAACCTGTCACCACCCCTGTTTCTACCGACCAAAATCTGATCTCCAAGACCGCCGCACTAGCCCTCGAGGAACGCCCACCGATGGGTCTGACTGAAAACTTGTCGCCTACGTTTCTCTCCTCGGGCAGCCCCTGCCTCGATTTCTTCTTCCATATCGTGCCCGACACGCCTCCCAACGATCTTGTCCAACGCTTAGCGGTTTCCTGGTCCCACGACCCGTTGACCACTTTGAAACTCGTCTGCCACCTCCGAGGAGTTCGAGGCACTGGCAAGTCAGACAAAGAAGGGTTTTACACAGCAGCCTTGTGGCTTTACGAGAATCACCCCAAAACCCTAGCTTTGAATCTCCCGTCTCTCGTCGATTTCGGATACTTCAAAGACTTGCCTGAGATTCTGCACCGGATCCTTGAAGGTCCGCaggaggtggaggtggaggAGAGAGGGACGAAACGGGTGTGGAGGAAGAGGAACCAGAGCCAGTTCAAGCGGACGAGAGAGACTCGCTCCAAGGTTTTGGAAGATAGGATTCTTGAAGACGCCGAGGAGCTTGGTGCTCATGTAGATAAAACAAAGGCTAGAGCGTTGAGGAAACATAGAGAGTTCGAGAAGGCTAAAAAAGCTTTAGAGAGGTATAACTCTGATGCTAACTACAGATTACTGTTTGATTGCATTGCGGATTTGTTTTCCGGTTTATTGAAAACCGATCTGGAGTGTTTGAATGCTAATGAGCTGTATAAGATTAGTCTAGCTGCTAAGTGGTGCCCTTCCGTTGACTCTTCGTACGACAAGACTACATTGATATGTGAGGCAATCGCTAGAAAGATGTTCTCTAGAGATGAGTACGAAGGTGTAGAAGAGTCGCATTATGCGTATAGGATCAGAGATAGGTTGAGGAAACAAGTTCTTGTTCCGTTGCGTAAAGCGCTCGCACTGCCTGAGGTGTCTATGAGTGCAAAGGAGTGGAACCATTTGAAGTACAATAGAGTTGCTTCGGTGGCTATGACCAACTACAAGAGGCTCTTTGAGAAGCATGATAGCGAGAGGTTTAGGGAGTTTCTGGAGGATGTGAAGTccgggaagaagaagatggcggCTGGCGCGTTGCTTCCTCACGAGATAATCAGTCAGCTGAGCGAGGATGAAGTTGGGGCGGAAGTTGCAGAGCTTCAGTGGGCGAGAATGGTGGAAGATGTTGCCAAGAAGGGCAAGATGAAGAACTCGTTGGCGGTCTGTGATGTGTCCGGGAGCATGGCGGGTGTACCTATGGAGGTTTGCGTGGCGCTTGGGTTGTTGGTTTCGGAGCTTAATGAAAAGCCGTGGAAAGGGAAGGTGATCACCTTTAGCGAAAACCCGCAGCTTCATCTAGTCACTGGCTCAAGTCTGAGAGAGAAGACTGAGTTTGTCAGAGATATGGATTGGGGGATGAACACGGACTTCCAGAAGGTGTTTGATCGGATCCTAGAGGTTGCAGTTGAGAATAACTTAACCAATGACCAGATGATCAAGCGGCTGTTTGTGTTCAGCGACATGGAGTTCGACAGTGCAGTGCAAACAGAAGACAGTGATTATTACTCTTCTCCTTACGAGGAACAGTCCAAGAAGAAATGGGAGACAGATTATGAGGTGGTTCAGAGGAAGTATAAGGAGAATGGTTTTGAGAATGTTCCAGAAATTGTATTTTGGAACCTAAGACACTCGTCGGCGACACCAGTGGCGGCTAAGCAGAAAGGAGTAGCTTTGGTTAGCGGGTTTTCAAAGAATCTACTGAATCTGTTTCTTGAGGAAGGTGGGATTGTGAATCCTGAAGATGTCATGTGGCTAGCCATTAAAGGTGAGGAGTACAAGAAGCTTGTTGTTCATGACTAA
- the LOC106350968 gene encoding probable inorganic phosphate transporter 1-3 has product MADNQQLGVLKALDVAKTQLYHFTAIVIAGMGFFTDAYDLFCISLVTKLLGRIYYHKNGAAKPGTLPPEVAAAVNGVALCGTLMGQLFFGWLGDKLGRKKVYGITLIMMVVCSVASGLSFGNSPKGVMTTLCFFRFWLGVGIGGDYPLSATIMSEYANKKTRGAFIAAVFAMQGFGIMAGGIVALIFSSIFDHQFPSPIYSVDPVGSTVPQADYLWRIILMVGALPAGMTYYWRMKMPETARYTALVAKNIKQATQDMSKVLQVDLEAEEEIAEKVVQDPKLNYGLFSKEFLKRHGLPLLGTTSTWFLLDIAFYSQNLFQKDIFSAIGWIPAAATMNAIHEVYKIGRAQTLIALCSTVPGYWFTVAFIDIMGRFAIQLMGFFFMTVFMFAIAFPYDHWIKPDNRIGFVIIYSLTFFFANFGPNATTFVVPAEIFPARLRSTCHGISAAAGKAGAIVGAFGFLYAAQSKDKTKTDAGYPPGIGVKNSLIMLGVINFVGMLMTFLVPESKGKSLEELSGENVNDETASSGVSTSGRN; this is encoded by the exons ATGGCTGATAATCAGCAGCTAGGAGTGCTCAAAGCACTCGATGTAGCTAAGACACAGCTGTACCATTTCACGGCTATTGTTATCGCCGGAATGGGTTTCTTCACCGATGCCTACGATCTTTTTTGTATCTCATTGGTCACAAAGCTGTTAGGCCGCATCTACTACCACAAGAACGGAGCAGCTAAGCCGGGAACACTGCCACCAGAAGTGGCGGCCGCAGTCAATGGTGTGGCTCTATGTGGGACACTTATGGGTCAACTTTTCTTTGGGTGGCTTGGAGACAAACTAGGCCGGAAAAAAGTTTATGGAATCACTTTGATTATGATGGTCGTTTGCTCTGTCGCATCCGGTCTTTCATTTGGAAATAGTCCCAAAGGTGTCATGACCACTCTTTGCTTTTTCAG GTTTTGGCTTGGAGTTGGTATTGGAGGTGACTATCCACTCTCAGCAACGATAATGTCTGAGTATGCAAACAAGAAGACTCGTGGTGCGTTCATCGCGGCCGTGTTTGCTATGCAAGGATTTGGGATCATGGCTGGAGGCATCGTTGCGCTAATATTCTCAAGCATTTTTGATCATCAATTCCCATCACCTATCTACAGTGTAGACCCTGTTGGCTCGACCGTACCTCAAGCTGATTACTTATGGCGTATCATCCTTATGGTGGGTGCTCTCCCCGCCGGTATGACCTATTACTGGCGAATGAAGATGCCCGAAACTGCTCGTTACACTGCTTTGGTTgctaaaaacatcaaacaagctACACAAGACATGTCTAAAGTCTTGCAGGTGGATCTGGAAGCTGAGGAAGAAATTGCTGAAAAGGTTGTTCAAGATCCAAAGCTTAACTATGGCTTGTTTTCCAAGGAATTCCTTAAACGCCATGGACTTCCTCTCCTTGGAACTACTTCCACTTGGTTTTTGCTTGACATTGCATTTTACAGTCAAAActtatttcaaaaagatatattttctgCCATTGGGTGGATCCCTGCTGCGGCTACAATGAATGCTATCCACGAGGTTTACAAGATCGGTAGGGCGCAGACCCTCATTGCGCTATGCAGTACCGTCCCAGGATACTGGTTCACGGTTGCGTTTATTGACATCATGGGAAGATTTGCAATCCAACTAATGGGATTCTTCTTTATGACCGTGTTCATGTTCGCTATAGCTTTCCCTTATGATCATTGGATCAAACCCGACAATCGAATCGGATTTGTCATTATTTACTCCCTAACTTTCTTCTTTGCAAATTTCGGTCCAAATGCAACTACATTTGTTGTTCCAGCTGAGATCTTCCCAGCTAGGTTGAGATCCACATGTCATGGAATATCAGCCGCAGCAGGAAAGGCGGGAGCTATTGTGGGCGCGTTTGGCTTCTTATACGCAGCTCAGTCAAAGGATAAGACCAAGACAGACGCAGGTTATCCACCGGGTATTGGTGTCAAGAATTCGTTGATCATGCTTGGTGTTATCAACTTTGTTGGTATGCTCATGACGTTTTTAGTACCTGAATCTAAAGGCAAGTCTCTTGAGGAGCTTTCAGGTGAAAATGTAAATGATGAGACGGCCTCGTCTGGGGTTTCTACCTCCGGAAGAAACTGA